One region of Olleya sp. Hel_I_94 genomic DNA includes:
- a CDS encoding cupin-like domain-containing protein — protein MSLNLQDIPRVKTITKQEFIKNYFKPQKPVVIEQFITDWPAYSKWNLEYIKTVAGDKTVPLYDDRPVDHKDGFNEPHAKMKMSDYVDLLKREPTKFRIFLWNILKEVPQLQKDFSFPDFGLRLMKGLPMLFFGGRDSYTFMHYDIDLANIFHFHFEGEKQVILFDQQQNKHLYKVPFALITREDIDFSNPDFAKWPALKYAKGWQCQLNHGEVLYMPEGYWHYMRYITPGFSMSLRAIARNPKNLSKAVYNVFIMRNFDNLMRRIKGQKWINWKNNKAIVNTNKNFKAN, from the coding sequence TTGAGTTTAAACCTTCAAGACATACCAAGAGTTAAAACAATAACAAAACAGGAATTTATTAAAAACTATTTTAAGCCTCAAAAACCTGTTGTTATTGAGCAGTTTATAACAGATTGGCCTGCATATTCTAAATGGAATTTAGAGTATATTAAAACAGTTGCTGGAGACAAAACAGTCCCTTTATATGACGACAGACCTGTTGACCATAAAGATGGGTTTAATGAGCCACACGCTAAAATGAAAATGAGTGACTATGTTGATTTGCTTAAACGCGAACCAACAAAATTTAGAATATTTTTATGGAATATTTTAAAAGAAGTCCCTCAGCTTCAAAAGGATTTTAGCTTTCCAGACTTTGGTTTAAGACTAATGAAGGGATTACCTATGCTTTTTTTTGGAGGTCGCGACAGCTACACCTTCATGCATTATGACATAGATTTAGCCAATATTTTTCACTTTCATTTTGAAGGCGAAAAACAAGTTATTTTATTTGATCAACAACAAAACAAGCATTTATATAAAGTCCCATTTGCTTTAATTACACGAGAAGATATAGATTTTTCTAATCCAGATTTTGCAAAATGGCCTGCTTTAAAATACGCTAAAGGTTGGCAATGTCAATTAAACCATGGTGAAGTTTTATACATGCCAGAAGGCTATTGGCATTACATGCGCTATATAACACCAGGATTTTCCATGAGCCTACGTGCAATAGCTAGAAACCCAAAAAATTTAAGTAAAGCAGTATACAATGTCTTTATAATGCGTAATTTTGACAACTTAATGCGACGTATTAAAGGTCAAAAATGGATTAATTGGAAAAACAATAAAGCCATTGTTAATACAAACAAAAACTTTAAAGCAAATTAA
- a CDS encoding F0F1 ATP synthase subunit epsilon, whose protein sequence is MHLEIVSPEATLFKGEVTSVTVPGVNGDFEMLNNHAPVVSLLKEGTVKIAGNIVLDKEVADRFTTGDKNTTLLKINSGTLEMNGNKVIILAD, encoded by the coding sequence ATGCATTTAGAAATTGTATCACCAGAAGCAACATTATTTAAAGGAGAGGTAACTAGCGTTACTGTTCCTGGAGTAAATGGTGACTTTGAGATGTTAAACAATCACGCACCAGTGGTGTCTTTATTAAAAGAAGGAACCGTTAAAATAGCTGGTAATATTGTACTAGATAAAGAAGTAGCAGATCGCTTTACAACAGGTGATAAAAACACAACTTTATTAAAAATAAACTCTGGTACACTTGAAATGAATGGAAACAAAGTAATAATATTGGCTGACTAA
- a CDS encoding DUF2975 domain-containing protein, with the protein MRKLSILKAIVDFFWIISLPLIPLLFIFIGFVIFDNSLEGFPIKINNIEVTSFDGLSKAILITLMCSYLILMYCVFLFKKVLRYFTKVNLFDNVVIYNLNNIGIWLVVAAFLQGVPTFIYKILYKQKLELEIGFSSFLIMLCFGLFFMVLSEVFKVAKFAKQENDLTI; encoded by the coding sequence ATGAGAAAATTAAGTATTTTAAAAGCTATAGTAGATTTTTTTTGGATAATCTCTCTTCCATTAATTCCTCTGTTATTTATTTTTATTGGGTTTGTAATATTTGATAATAGTTTGGAAGGGTTTCCTATTAAAATAAATAATATTGAGGTTACAAGTTTTGATGGTCTAAGCAAAGCTATTTTAATAACCTTAATGTGCTCTTATTTAATTTTAATGTATTGTGTGTTTTTATTTAAAAAGGTACTGAGGTATTTTACTAAAGTTAATTTGTTTGACAATGTAGTTATCTATAATCTAAATAACATTGGTATTTGGTTAGTTGTTGCTGCTTTTTTGCAAGGTGTTCCAACTTTTATTTATAAAATTTTGTACAAACAGAAATTAGAGCTTGAAATTGGTTTTAGTTCTTTTTTAATAATGCTTTGTTTTGGGTTGTTCTTTATGGTCCTAAGCGAAGTGTTTAAGGTAGCTAAGTTTGCAAAACAAGAAAATGACTTAACCATATAG
- a CDS encoding Y-family DNA polymerase, whose protein sequence is MFALVDCNNFYASCERVFNPNLIGKPVAILSNNDGCVIARSDEAKALGLPMGAPIFKWESFCKANNVTVLSSNYPLYGDMSSRVMSILKQYSPDIEVYSIDESFLYFKGFDNFDFTKYGLEIKSRILKWTGIPTCVGIAPTKALSKVANKIARKYPDQTKGVYVIDGDERRLKALKWLPIEDVWGLGRQLSKQLLAKDCNTAYDFTQLSDVWVQKNFSVVESKLKRDLQGIPTLKLDEIVIQKKMIATTRSFDYSYSDIEYIKERVATFAVSCAEKLRKQGSSCYVIIVMLKSDKHKKELEQHRISTSVNLTYPTNSSLIISNCAISALMSIFKKGIQYKKAGVSVTGLVPMDNHQLHLFDQENPKHEPLMKSIDSINAKYKNNKVKIANQDLKHTWKMRQDRLSPKYTTNINDIIVVK, encoded by the coding sequence ATGTTTGCATTAGTAGATTGTAATAATTTCTATGCCTCCTGCGAGCGTGTTTTTAACCCTAATTTAATAGGCAAGCCAGTCGCTATTTTAAGTAATAACGATGGTTGTGTTATCGCACGTAGTGATGAGGCTAAAGCGTTAGGTTTGCCAATGGGAGCACCAATTTTTAAATGGGAATCCTTTTGCAAAGCTAATAACGTTACCGTTTTATCCTCAAATTATCCTTTATATGGTGATATGAGTAGTCGTGTTATGTCTATTTTAAAGCAATATTCACCAGATATTGAAGTGTATAGTATAGACGAATCCTTTTTATACTTTAAAGGATTTGATAATTTCGATTTTACCAAGTATGGATTAGAGATAAAATCACGAATTTTAAAATGGACAGGTATACCAACATGTGTCGGTATTGCACCAACTAAAGCTTTAAGTAAAGTAGCTAATAAAATTGCTAGAAAGTATCCGGATCAAACTAAAGGTGTTTACGTTATAGATGGTGATGAAAGGCGTCTTAAAGCTTTAAAATGGCTGCCTATTGAAGATGTTTGGGGATTGGGAAGGCAGTTGTCTAAGCAATTATTGGCAAAAGATTGCAACACTGCTTACGATTTTACACAATTATCTGACGTTTGGGTTCAAAAAAACTTTTCGGTTGTGGAGTCTAAATTAAAACGAGATTTACAAGGGATTCCAACTTTAAAGTTGGACGAAATAGTTATCCAAAAAAAGATGATTGCAACTACACGTAGCTTTGATTATAGTTATTCGGATATAGAATATATTAAAGAACGTGTTGCGACCTTTGCAGTTAGTTGTGCCGAAAAATTAAGAAAACAAGGCTCTAGTTGTTATGTAATAATAGTTATGTTAAAAAGTGATAAGCATAAAAAAGAATTAGAACAACATCGCATTAGTACAAGTGTAAATTTGACGTATCCCACTAACTCGTCTTTAATTATAAGTAATTGTGCCATCAGTGCATTAATGTCTATCTTTAAAAAAGGAATACAGTACAAAAAAGCAGGTGTTAGTGTTACAGGATTAGTGCCAATGGATAATCATCAATTACATTTGTTTGATCAAGAAAATCCAAAACATGAACCACTAATGAAGTCTATTGATAGCATAAATGCTAAGTACAAAAATAATAAAGTAAAAATAGCAAATCAAGATTTAAAGCATACCTGGAAAATGCGCCAAGACAGACTATCACCTAAATACACAACCAATATAAACGATATTATTGTCGTTAAATAG
- a CDS encoding regulatory protein RecX → MNVTNTFTVDEAKKKLEHYCAYQERCHQEVRQKLKSMHMIPEATDIIIVHLMDHNFLNEERYAKSFVRGKFRIKKWGRRRLLLELKKKDISKYNVNQAFSEIDEEEYIGVFNDLAEKKAESLRETDKYKKKKKLIDYLLYRGWESHLVYDKANELIK, encoded by the coding sequence ATGAATGTAACTAATACTTTTACTGTAGACGAAGCTAAAAAAAAGCTAGAGCATTATTGTGCGTATCAAGAGCGTTGTCACCAAGAGGTTAGACAAAAACTAAAAAGTATGCATATGATACCTGAAGCTACAGATATTATAATTGTACACCTTATGGATCACAATTTTCTTAACGAAGAACGTTATGCTAAATCTTTTGTTCGAGGTAAGTTTAGAATCAAAAAATGGGGTCGTCGTAGACTTTTACTCGAATTAAAGAAAAAGGATATATCCAAATATAATGTAAATCAAGCATTTAGCGAAATTGACGAAGAGGAGTACATCGGAGTTTTTAATGATTTAGCCGAAAAAAAAGCTGAATCTTTAAGAGAAACCGATAAGTATAAGAAAAAAAAGAAGCTTATTGATTACTTATTGTATCGTGGTTGGGAGAGTCATTTGGTATATGATAAAGCAAATGAGCTGATAAAATAG
- a CDS encoding DUF6646 family protein, with translation MKRGLLLLAVLLTVGLVNAQSFEGKGDQKLQIGANFQDNVNGITVTYDYGLGENISVGVVTGYALNLNNGLSADFEDRVEIEGRFNANLGSVLNISDNFDLYPGISLSLKNFGGHLGMRYFFSSGFGIFSEFGTTFAKYNSDILTPAEKIHNQFTVNVGAVFNL, from the coding sequence ATGAAAAGAGGATTACTTTTATTAGCTGTATTACTAACTGTAGGATTAGTAAACGCTCAGTCTTTTGAAGGAAAAGGCGATCAAAAATTACAAATCGGAGCAAACTTTCAGGATAACGTTAACGGTATTACTGTAACTTACGACTATGGTTTAGGCGAAAACATATCTGTTGGAGTTGTAACGGGTTACGCTTTAAACTTAAACAATGGTTTAAGTGCAGATTTTGAAGATCGAGTAGAGATTGAAGGTCGTTTTAATGCTAACTTAGGTAGCGTTTTAAACATTAGTGATAATTTTGATTTATATCCTGGTATTAGCTTAAGCTTAAAAAACTTTGGTGGACATTTAGGAATGCGTTACTTTTTCTCTAGTGGTTTTGGAATATTTTCAGAATTTGGAACAACGTTTGCCAAATACAATTCGGATATTTTAACTCCTGCTGAAAAAATTCATAATCAATTTACCGTAAATGTTGGTGCTGTATTTAACCTATAG
- a CDS encoding LexA family protein, with protein sequence MITHKSGSLTFFTPDAVDNAAGQFFDTGISAGFPSPAEDFKEHRLSLDEELVKNKEATFYAKVSGQSMIGAGLDDNDLLVIDRSLEPSNNKIAVCFLDGEFTVKRLRVSKDEVWLQPENPNYPIIKITEDNNFLIWGIVTNVIKKV encoded by the coding sequence ATGATTACACATAAATCAGGAAGCTTAACCTTCTTTACGCCAGATGCTGTAGACAATGCAGCCGGACAATTTTTTGATACTGGAATTTCGGCAGGTTTTCCTTCTCCTGCAGAGGATTTTAAAGAGCATCGTCTATCATTAGACGAAGAACTTGTAAAAAATAAAGAGGCTACCTTTTATGCTAAAGTAAGTGGTCAATCTATGATTGGAGCTGGATTAGATGATAACGATTTATTAGTGATTGATCGTAGTTTAGAACCTTCTAACAATAAAATTGCAGTTTGTTTTTTAGATGGTGAATTTACTGTAAAACGCTTAAGAGTCTCTAAAGATGAAGTGTGGTTGCAACCAGAAAATCCTAATTATCCAATTATTAAAATTACAGAGGATAATAATTTTTTAATTTGGGGAATAGTTACAAATGTGATTAAAAAGGTATAA
- a CDS encoding PLP-dependent aminotransferase family protein, whose translation MSSPVEDILQTLIHFEKSPNTSIYIQIAQQMINAIQRGYLQEGTALPGTRKFSNLFSINRNTAVAVYDELASQGWVDIVANKGTFVLMPERKTATIKGVLQGVEQLKTYPETAGFPFQSSFNLASTEEFSVSNYVINDGQPDLRLHPTHQFSKWYSASMKRSSLISKWNQTQEQSYTTFNIQLCNYLNATRGFYIKPNNIVSTRSTEMSLYIISQLLIQHKDVVLVGNLSHYKSNMIFQQAGANLITIPVDAHGIDVDFIEKNFTKNSIRCVYVCAHRQYPTTVTLTAERRLKLLQLAKAYNFAIIEDDFDYDFQFEGSAMLPMASADVEGVVIYLGRLGQSFFPSFQIGFVVAPENIINEAKNYLQILDKQGDLIQKQILTELISEGEIHRLIKKNITIYKQRRDYLCASLLTHFKDNATWQVPTGGLAVWINFKPSISLIKLAEKAKTHDLFLPKTILYQSKTVCAIRLGFGHLNETEIEQVVTILKTSCDAIKA comes from the coding sequence ATGAGTAGTCCGGTTGAAGATATATTACAAACGTTAATTCATTTTGAAAAATCGCCAAACACTTCGATTTATATTCAGATAGCACAACAAATGATAAATGCTATCCAACGTGGTTATTTACAAGAAGGAACAGCATTACCAGGAACTCGAAAATTTAGTAACTTATTTAGTATAAATAGAAACACTGCTGTTGCGGTTTATGACGAGCTTGCCTCACAAGGTTGGGTGGATATTGTAGCCAATAAAGGCACCTTTGTGCTAATGCCAGAACGTAAGACTGCAACTATAAAAGGTGTTTTACAAGGTGTGGAGCAATTAAAAACATATCCAGAAACAGCAGGATTTCCGTTTCAATCGTCTTTTAATTTAGCTTCAACCGAAGAGTTTTCTGTTAGTAATTATGTGATTAACGATGGGCAACCTGATTTACGATTGCATCCAACGCATCAATTTTCCAAATGGTATAGTGCTTCCATGAAGCGTTCATCTTTAATTTCTAAATGGAATCAAACACAAGAACAGTCCTACACAACTTTTAATATTCAGTTGTGTAATTATCTAAACGCGACACGAGGTTTTTATATCAAGCCTAATAATATTGTAAGTACACGTAGTACAGAAATGAGTTTATATATCATTTCTCAACTATTAATACAGCACAAAGATGTTGTGCTTGTTGGTAATTTAAGTCATTATAAATCTAATATGATTTTTCAGCAAGCAGGTGCAAATTTAATTACTATTCCTGTAGATGCACATGGTATTGATGTGGATTTTATCGAAAAAAACTTTACTAAAAACAGTATTAGATGTGTGTATGTATGTGCACATAGACAATATCCAACAACAGTGACATTGACAGCAGAGCGACGTTTAAAATTATTGCAATTAGCTAAAGCTTATAATTTTGCTATAATTGAAGATGATTTTGATTACGACTTTCAGTTTGAAGGATCAGCAATGTTACCTATGGCTAGTGCAGATGTAGAAGGTGTAGTTATATACTTAGGGCGTTTAGGGCAGTCTTTTTTTCCTAGTTTTCAAATCGGGTTTGTAGTGGCTCCAGAAAATATTATAAATGAAGCTAAAAATTACCTACAAATTCTGGACAAACAAGGGGATTTAATTCAGAAGCAAATTCTGACAGAATTAATATCTGAAGGCGAAATACATAGGTTAATTAAAAAAAACATAACTATTTACAAGCAACGACGTGATTATTTATGTGCTAGTTTATTGACTCATTTTAAAGATAATGCCACTTGGCAAGTTCCTACAGGAGGTTTAGCGGTTTGGATAAATTTTAAGCCTAGTATATCACTTATAAAATTAGCTGAAAAAGCAAAAACGCACGATTTATTTTTGCCAAAAACCATATTGTATCAAAGCAAAACAGTTTGTGCTATACGTTTGGGTTTTGGGCATTTAAACGAAACTGAAATTGAGCAAGTAGTTACGATATTAAAAACTAGTTGTGATGCTATAAAGGCATAG
- a CDS encoding helix-turn-helix domain-containing protein — protein sequence MSIIVKLDIMLEKRNMKSNELAEIVGITTANLSILKTGKAKAIRFSTLEAICKALDCQPADILEFVED from the coding sequence ATGTCCATAATAGTAAAACTTGACATAATGCTAGAAAAGCGAAACATGAAAAGTAACGAGTTGGCTGAAATTGTTGGTATAACCACAGCTAATCTATCCATACTTAAAACAGGTAAAGCTAAAGCCATACGTTTTTCTACTTTGGAGGCTATTTGCAAAGCATTAGACTGTCAACCTGCAGATATATTAGAGTTTGTAGAGGACTAA
- a CDS encoding TonB-dependent receptor plug domain-containing protein — MKFTYLFTLIGLLSLTSYAQDLEQQQQLDSVIITSSRIELPFKENSRTITVISSSDIKNSAATNVADLLQQVAGVDIRRRGTAGSQADLYIRGGGFDQTLLLIDGIKMDDAQTGHHTMNAALPIEVIERIEIIKGPAARVFGQNAFTGAINIVTKTNLNNSVSANLETGSFGQLNAGVTVGTELDNSSHIIHVGKMTSEGYRNNSDYDNTNYFIKSVFNKKAQAIEMITTFSDRKFGAENFYTTNPAFNEYEETKNSLIGFTTTFNTEKLKIKPRIYWKRNEDLFLLKREDPSFFRNLHITDKMGAEVNASYTSTAGVTGFGVDVSKIYIRSNNLGNRNRFMTNLFLEHQFKLLEDKLDITPGIAVTYFSDFKFHAFPGLDLGYQVNDNIKLYGNIGYTYRIPTYTDLFYNDFRTSGNANLEPEEAFAQELGIKYNTNNFSGTIALFNRDAKNLIDFIRPNATETIYTATNIAEVNTKGFEVDASYNFKISDYNQSLAIGYTFLEDDILDQNKELSRYSLNTLKHHYTTRLSTQLFKNVRQNIVYKHAERTTGQTYNVWDASLILTVKQLEFTATASNIFDADYIETGFTPMPPSNVLFGMRFNFN; from the coding sequence ATGAAATTTACTTACTTATTTACTTTAATTGGGTTATTATCTTTAACATCTTATGCTCAAGATTTAGAGCAACAACAGCAATTAGACTCGGTTATAATTACATCCTCTAGAATTGAGCTTCCTTTTAAGGAAAACTCCAGAACTATTACTGTTATTTCGTCTTCAGACATAAAAAACAGTGCAGCAACCAATGTTGCAGATCTATTACAACAAGTTGCAGGAGTAGACATTAGACGTCGTGGGACTGCTGGTAGTCAAGCCGATTTATATATTAGAGGTGGTGGTTTTGACCAAACCCTATTATTAATTGATGGTATAAAAATGGACGATGCACAGACTGGTCACCATACCATGAACGCAGCCTTACCTATTGAGGTTATTGAACGTATCGAGATTATAAAAGGTCCTGCTGCTAGAGTATTTGGTCAAAATGCATTTACAGGAGCAATAAATATTGTAACTAAAACTAATTTAAACAATTCGGTTTCGGCAAATTTAGAAACTGGTTCTTTTGGTCAATTAAATGCAGGTGTTACTGTTGGCACAGAATTAGACAACTCGTCACACATTATTCACGTTGGTAAAATGACCTCTGAAGGTTACCGAAACAACTCAGACTACGACAATACTAACTACTTCATAAAAAGTGTATTTAACAAAAAAGCGCAAGCTATAGAGATGATTACAACTTTTTCTGACCGTAAATTTGGAGCAGAAAACTTTTACACGACCAATCCTGCTTTTAATGAATATGAAGAAACTAAAAACAGTTTAATTGGATTTACAACAACTTTTAATACAGAAAAACTTAAAATTAAACCTCGTATTTATTGGAAACGTAACGAAGATTTATTTTTACTAAAACGTGAGGATCCTTCATTTTTTAGAAACCTTCACATTACTGACAAAATGGGAGCAGAAGTAAATGCATCTTATACATCAACAGCTGGTGTTACTGGTTTTGGTGTTGATGTTTCTAAAATATATATTAGAAGTAATAATTTAGGGAATCGTAATCGATTTATGACTAACCTATTTTTAGAACACCAATTTAAATTACTAGAGGATAAACTAGATATCACTCCAGGAATTGCAGTAACATACTTTTCAGATTTTAAATTTCATGCCTTTCCTGGATTAGATCTTGGTTATCAGGTTAACGACAATATAAAGCTTTACGGAAACATTGGTTATACTTACCGTATCCCAACCTATACAGACTTATTTTATAATGATTTCAGAACCTCTGGAAATGCTAATTTAGAGCCTGAAGAAGCGTTTGCACAAGAGCTTGGTATAAAATACAACACTAATAATTTTTCCGGAACGATAGCTTTATTTAACAGAGATGCAAAAAATCTTATAGATTTTATAAGACCTAATGCTACTGAAACTATTTATACAGCGACCAATATTGCAGAAGTTAACACCAAAGGGTTTGAAGTAGATGCCTCTTACAATTTTAAAATTTCAGATTATAATCAATCCTTAGCCATTGGATACACCTTTTTAGAAGATGATATTTTAGATCAAAATAAAGAATTATCACGATACTCTTTAAACACTTTAAAGCATCATTATACAACACGCTTAAGCACGCAATTATTTAAAAATGTTAGACAAAACATAGTCTATAAACATGCTGAGCGCACAACAGGACAAACCTATAATGTTTGGGATGCCTCTTTAATTTTAACGGTCAAACAATTAGAATTTACTGCTACAGCAAGTAATATTTTTGACGCAGATTATATCGAAACTGGCTTTACACCAATGCCTCCAAGTAACGTGTTATTTGGTATGCGTTTTAACTTTAACTAA
- a CDS encoding putative signal transducing protein, with amino-acid sequence MSQTFKTIAKFQYSSEAQIIKGRLESEGIEVFLSDNITIDTDPLVSNAIGGVKLKVLSTDAMQAQHILESINKYSVDDEGKAIHCPNCNSTEVQLFSTITSLKSFFAFIFGFISGTLPFYSKDKYRCANCNTEFDIK; translated from the coding sequence ATGTCTCAAACCTTTAAAACTATAGCTAAATTTCAGTACTCATCAGAAGCCCAAATAATAAAGGGACGATTAGAGTCTGAAGGTATTGAAGTCTTTTTAAGTGACAATATTACAATTGACACAGACCCTTTGGTTAGCAATGCAATAGGTGGTGTTAAATTAAAAGTTTTATCTACAGATGCTATGCAAGCGCAACATATTTTAGAAAGTATTAATAAATACTCGGTTGATGATGAAGGCAAAGCAATACACTGTCCAAATTGTAATAGTACAGAAGTACAATTGTTTTCTACAATTACAAGTTTAAAATCTTTTTTCGCATTTATATTCGGGTTTATCTCTGGTACACTTCCCTTCTACTCTAAAGATAAATACCGATGTGCTAATTGTAACACGGAATTTGATATTAAGTAA
- the atpD gene encoding F0F1 ATP synthase subunit beta: MSKVTGKVAQIVGPVIDVEFAAGSELPKIYDSLEIIKADGSKLVLEVQSHIGEDTVRTIAMDSSDGLSRGTEVIATGAPIQMPIGGDVYGRLFNVIGDAIDGLGELPKAGDAGLPIHRSAPKFEDLSTSTEVLFTGIKVIDLIEPYAKGGKIGLFGGAGVGKTVLIQELINNIAKGHGGLSVFAGVGERTREGNDLLREMLESGIIKYGDDFMHSMEEGGWDLQKVDKNIMKESKATFVFGQMNEPPGARARVALSGLTIAEYFRDGAGEGQGKDVLFFVDNIFRFTQAGSEVSALLGRMPSAVGYQPTLATEMGAMQERITSTKRGSITSVQAVYVPADDLTDPAPATTFAHLDATTVLSRKIAELGIYPAVDPLDSTSRILTADILGDEHYNCAQRVKELLQRYKELQDIIAILGMEELSEEDKMAVGRARRVQRFLSQPFHVAEQFTGLKGVLVDIKETIKGFNMIMDGGLDHLPEAAFNLKGSIEEAIEAGEKMLAEA; encoded by the coding sequence ATGTCAAAAGTTACAGGTAAAGTTGCTCAAATAGTAGGTCCAGTTATCGATGTAGAATTCGCTGCTGGTTCTGAACTACCAAAAATTTACGATTCATTAGAAATTATCAAGGCTGATGGTTCAAAATTAGTATTAGAAGTACAATCTCACATTGGTGAAGACACTGTACGTACAATCGCTATGGATTCTTCAGATGGTCTTAGTAGAGGAACAGAAGTTATTGCTACCGGTGCTCCAATACAAATGCCAATTGGTGGAGATGTTTACGGACGTCTATTTAACGTGATTGGAGATGCAATTGATGGTTTAGGAGAACTACCTAAAGCAGGAGATGCAGGATTACCAATACATAGATCTGCTCCAAAATTTGAAGATTTATCAACATCTACGGAAGTATTATTTACAGGTATTAAAGTAATTGACTTAATTGAGCCTTACGCAAAAGGAGGTAAAATTGGATTATTTGGTGGTGCAGGAGTTGGAAAAACAGTATTAATCCAAGAGTTGATTAACAATATTGCAAAAGGACACGGTGGATTATCTGTTTTTGCAGGAGTTGGAGAAAGAACACGTGAAGGTAACGATTTACTTCGTGAGATGTTAGAGTCAGGAATTATCAAGTATGGTGATGACTTTATGCATTCTATGGAAGAAGGCGGATGGGATCTTCAAAAAGTGGATAAAAATATAATGAAAGAGTCTAAGGCTACTTTCGTATTTGGACAAATGAATGAGCCACCTGGAGCTCGTGCTCGTGTAGCACTTTCAGGATTAACAATAGCAGAATACTTCCGTGATGGAGCTGGAGAAGGACAAGGAAAGGATGTACTTTTCTTCGTTGATAATATCTTCCGTTTTACACAAGCTGGTTCTGAGGTATCTGCATTATTAGGTCGTATGCCTTCTGCGGTAGGTTACCAACCAACATTAGCAACTGAAATGGGTGCAATGCAAGAGCGTATTACTTCTACTAAAAGAGGTTCTATTACATCTGTACAAGCGGTATATGTACCTGCGGATGATTTAACGGATCCTGCACCAGCAACAACGTTTGCTCACTTAGATGCTACAACAGTATTATCTCGTAAAATTGCAGAGCTTGGTATTTATCCAGCAGTAGATCCATTAGATTCTACTTCTAGAATTTTAACAGCAGATATTTTAGGTGATGAGCACTACAACTGTGCACAACGTGTTAAAGAGTTATTACAACGTTATAAAGAATTACAAGATATTATCGCCATTTTAGGTATGGAGGAATTATCTGAAGAGGATAAAATGGCTGTAGGTAGAGCAAGACGTGTACAACGTTTCTTATCTCAACCATTCCACGTAGCTGAGCAGTTTACAGGTCTTAAAGGTGTTTTAGTAGACATTAAAGAAACTATTAAAGGATTTAATATGATTATGGATGGAGGTTTAGACCACTTACCAGAAGCAGCATTTAACCTTAAAGGATCTATTGAAGAAGCTATCGAAGCAGGAGAAAAAATGCTTGCTGAAGCTTAA